In one window of Mercurialis annua linkage group LG4, ddMerAnnu1.2, whole genome shotgun sequence DNA:
- the LOC126676474 gene encoding protein WALLS ARE THIN 1-like yields MAEPKREPSSVKTKTMSLIPEKSKLHVAMTIFQLGYAGNHVILRVALNMGISKLVFPIYRNIVALFLLAPFAFFLEKKDRPKLTGSFLMQFFVLGFVGIATNQIFYLLGLDNTSPTFASATENAVPALTFILAALFRLEQVHFNRKDGVAKVLGILTSFIGASVITLYKGPSIYRPDSSPNLLTFGDGNAKNWTFGCISAFGHCICWSSWIVLQTMVLKKYPAPLTVYSFTCFFSIFQLLPVAAYFETDSLSWQLHSTVELLSLLYAGLVVSGIGFGIQIWVLQRGGPVFVSGYLPLQTMLVAIMASVALGEEFYLGGIIGGALIIGGLYLVVWGKSVEGNFAGTTKVATESVHNRGNNTATVSVLQPLLS; encoded by the exons ATGGCGGAACCAAAACGAGAACCCAGTTCAGTAAAAACAAAGACGATGAGTTTAATTCCAGAGAAAAGCAAGCTTCACGTAGCGATGACGATCTTTCAATTGGGATATGCAGGCAATCATGTGATACTGAGAGTTGCATTGAACATGGGTATAAGCAAGCTTGTTTTTCCTATTTATAGGAATATCGTTGCTCTGTTTCTACTCGCTCCTTTTGCTTTTTTCTTAGAGAA GAAAGACCGGCCGAAATTGACCGGTTCGTTTCTTATGCAGTTCTTTGTTCTTGGTTTTGTTGG AATAGCaacaaatcaaatattttactTATTAGGATTGGACAACACATCGCCCACTTTTGCCTCAGCTACAGAGAACGCTGTGCCTGCACTCACTTTTATCTTAGCTGCCTTATTCAG ATTAGAGCAAGTCCACTTTAATAGGAAAGATGGAGTAGCTAAG GTACTCGGAATTCTAACTTCATTCATCGGGGCTTCAGTGATAACTCTATACAAAGGACCGTCAATTTACAGGCCAGATTCATCTCCAAACCTATTGACATTCGGAGATGGCAACGCAAAGAATTGGACATTTGGATGCATATCAGCATTCGGACATTGCATTTGCTGGTCGAGTTGGATAGTACTTCAAACAATGGTGCTGAAGAAATACCCAGCTCCATTAACTGTTTATTCATTTACTTGCTTCTTTAGCATTTTCCAACTTTTACCTGTTGCTGCTTATTTTGAGACAGATTCACTAAGTTGGCAGCTTCACTCTACTGTCGAACTCCTTAGCCTTCTTTACGCG GGCCTGGTAGTTTCAGGAATTGGATTTGGGATACAGATATGGGTCCTTCAAAGAGGCGGTCCAGTTTTTGTTTCAGGGTATCTCCCTCTGCAGACTATGCTTGTAGCTATCATGGCATCGGTTGCTTTAGGCGAAGAGTTCTACTTGGGCGG TATCATTGGAGGTGCGCTAATCATAGGCGGCCTTTATCTGGTGGTTTGGGGCAAAAGTGTAGAAGGCAATTTCGCCGGCACCACAAAAGTTGCGACTGAGAGTGTGCACAACCGTGGAAATAATACAGCCACAGTCTCTGTTCTACAGCCATTACTTTCATAG